A single Methylomonas sp. AM2-LC DNA region contains:
- the corA gene encoding magnesium/cobalt transporter CorA — protein MSLQTVNDLLKKHRLVESMLQNQPMHRRKLVTSLVQKQHMVELHTLLRRLTAIEIGQILSSLELDDAILVWEQIQVERQDDVLWEISDTLREELVGDREPHCGEGQMSAFELVNGRLSKVAITCRHDLASINPIWIDLLAPTKAQRILIGQHYGLELPDPAELTDLEASARFYVEQDEIHIHSDFLLDREGKARSIPVAFVLRGDILFSVRDEELPVFRLQRLRARTQPGFVSDSRDMLLDLYGAEAEYSADSLEDIYTELELVSKQVLSHSMTDEDAAQILADIAEQEDLNGRIRRNILDTQRAVSFLLRRKLLTSTQLEDAQQILRDIESLNSHTAFLFGKINFLMDATVGFININQNKVIKIFSVASVALLPPTLIASIYGMNFQHMPELEWMLGYPFALGLMITSVLLPYLFFRRKGWLR, from the coding sequence GTGTCCCTGCAAACCGTCAACGACCTGCTGAAAAAACACCGGCTAGTCGAGAGCATGTTGCAAAATCAACCCATGCATCGACGTAAGCTGGTCACATCGCTAGTGCAAAAACAGCATATGGTGGAATTACACACACTATTGCGCCGCCTCACCGCCATAGAAATTGGCCAAATTCTCTCTTCACTGGAATTGGACGATGCTATTCTGGTGTGGGAGCAAATTCAGGTTGAGCGGCAAGACGATGTACTGTGGGAAATTTCCGATACCCTGCGCGAAGAATTGGTGGGGGATAGGGAGCCGCATTGCGGCGAAGGACAGATGAGTGCTTTCGAACTGGTTAATGGTCGTCTGTCTAAAGTAGCGATTACCTGTCGTCACGATTTAGCCTCAATTAATCCTATCTGGATTGATTTGTTGGCACCCACCAAGGCACAGCGCATACTGATAGGTCAGCATTACGGACTGGAATTACCCGATCCTGCCGAATTGACAGATCTGGAAGCCAGTGCGCGCTTTTATGTTGAACAAGACGAAATTCATATCCACTCTGATTTTTTGCTGGATAGGGAAGGCAAAGCCCGTAGCATACCCGTGGCATTTGTGTTACGTGGCGATATACTGTTTTCGGTACGTGATGAAGAGTTGCCAGTATTTCGTCTGCAACGCTTACGGGCGCGAACCCAGCCGGGGTTTGTGTCAGATAGTCGTGATATGCTGCTGGATTTATATGGGGCAGAGGCAGAATATTCGGCTGACTCGCTTGAAGATATCTATACAGAACTGGAATTGGTTAGCAAACAAGTATTAAGTCATAGCATGACTGACGAAGATGCCGCACAAATTCTGGCCGATATTGCTGAACAGGAAGATTTAAATGGTCGCATCCGGCGTAATATTCTGGATACCCAGCGCGCCGTGTCTTTTTTATTGCGTCGTAAATTGTTAACCTCTACGCAACTGGAAGATGCCCAGCAAATTCTGCGCGACATCGAATCATTGAATAGTCATACTGCATTTTTATTTGGTAAAATAAACTTCTTGATGGACGCCACTGTGGGTTTTATCAATATTAACCAGAACAAAGTCATCAAGATTTTCTCGGTGGCCTCTGTCGCGTTACTACCACCCACCTTAATCGCCAGCATTTA
- the phoU gene encoding phosphate signaling complex protein PhoU — translation MSNPVENINNTHTLQQFDGQLQHLNELKLQMAKLVVFQLDQSMQALHDGDLEMARKVVLRDQDVNQLEILTDAEVIAILARQCPVANDLRRVMATSKIASELEKIGEEIVIFAKVILKLFDPKSSDPNPDLLTDIVKIGTFVKLMLQNMLFLLENEDVHLAYSLLKYDNDCQLELQEGIKHQLGIVVQDARVISRALDIMEIMKALEGCGDFCRNIAEYMIFMIEGQNVRHSEYLPNPRASK, via the coding sequence ATGAGCAATCCAGTCGAGAATATTAACAACACACATACTTTGCAGCAATTTGATGGGCAGTTGCAGCATTTAAACGAATTGAAACTGCAAATGGCAAAGCTAGTTGTGTTTCAGCTTGATCAATCTATGCAGGCATTGCATGATGGCGACCTTGAAATGGCTAGAAAAGTAGTATTGCGTGACCAGGACGTTAATCAGTTAGAAATTCTTACCGATGCAGAAGTGATTGCAATACTGGCTCGTCAATGTCCAGTCGCCAATGATTTACGCCGGGTGATGGCAACCTCTAAAATTGCCTCGGAACTGGAAAAAATCGGTGAAGAAATAGTCATTTTTGCCAAAGTCATCCTGAAATTGTTCGATCCAAAATCCAGTGACCCCAATCCCGATCTACTCACTGACATTGTTAAAATCGGCACTTTTGTGAAACTCATGTTACAGAATATGCTGTTTTTACTTGAAAATGAAGACGTACATTTGGCGTATAGCTTATTGAAGTACGATAATGATTGTCAGTTGGAATTGCAGGAAGGCATCAAGCATCAACTGGGTATTGTGGTGCAGGATGCACGTGTGATTAGCCGCGCACTGGATATTATGGAAATCATGAAAGCGCTGGAAGGTTGTGGCGATTTTTGTCGAAATATCGCCGAATACATGATTTTTATGATTGAAGGGCAAAATGTCAGGCATAGCGAGTATTTACCCAACCCTCGCGCATCCAAATAA